From Spirosoma aerolatum, one genomic window encodes:
- a CDS encoding SDR family oxidoreductase: protein MKTLVIGGTGTIGRLVVDELVQQNVAVRVLITSPDQATLFPKGVETVVGHLEQPATLPKAFNDIDTVALLNQRCPTEGAQGQYAIAAAKRAGVRKMVYLSQYKVRRIPHLKAKVIIENVLTQTGMEFVMICPTLVYQNDLIIGSSIASYGIPPQVIDGMGVNRVDARDVADATVKAILTDEFNGLSIPLVGPQSVRIAQPDERFSSQPLASPNNSGTDQSLATWLVEDWRKTYQCMLEEGLQVSTDDVAFCTDVLARAPRSYADFLADHAPAFQPNLELA from the coding sequence ATGAAAACCTTAGTCATTGGCGGTACCGGAACGATTGGTCGTCTGGTCGTAGACGAATTAGTTCAGCAAAACGTAGCGGTCCGGGTATTGATCACATCGCCCGACCAAGCCACCCTATTTCCGAAAGGTGTTGAAACGGTTGTAGGTCATCTGGAGCAACCAGCCACCCTGCCAAAAGCCTTTAACGATATTGACACCGTAGCCCTGCTTAACCAGCGCTGCCCCACCGAAGGAGCGCAGGGACAGTATGCAATTGCCGCAGCCAAACGAGCTGGTGTACGAAAAATGGTCTACTTAAGCCAGTACAAAGTCCGCCGGATACCGCATCTGAAAGCTAAGGTCATTATCGAGAACGTGCTGACGCAAACAGGCATGGAGTTCGTAATGATCTGCCCTACCCTTGTCTACCAAAACGACCTGATTATTGGTTCATCGATCGCGTCGTACGGGATTCCTCCACAGGTTATCGATGGTATGGGTGTGAATCGCGTCGATGCACGCGACGTGGCCGATGCGACGGTCAAAGCTATTCTTACCGACGAATTCAATGGACTGTCGATTCCGCTTGTTGGCCCCCAATCAGTTCGGATAGCCCAGCCCGACGAACGGTTCAGCAGCCAACCATTAGCCTCCCCCAACAATTCTGGTACAGACCAATCGCTTGCCACCTGGCTAGTTGAGGATTGGCGAAAAACCTACCAATGTATGCTGGAAGAGGGCCTGCAAGTGTCGACGGATGATGTTGCCTTCTGCACCGACGTATTGGCGCGTGCCCCCCGGAGCTACGCCGATTTTTTGGCCGACCATGCACCAGCATTCCAGCCGAACCTCGAATTAGCTTGA
- a CDS encoding PadR family transcriptional regulator — protein MRRAFLGEFEEIVLLVVAACPAEAYGVTIWEDLQQQTGRSITMSAVHATLYRLEEKGFLSSTMGGATAERGGRRKRFFTLTALGIRALNDVQEVRSRLWQAIPPGKFQLIGG, from the coding sequence ATGCGAAGAGCCTTTTTAGGTGAGTTTGAAGAAATCGTCCTGTTGGTCGTAGCTGCCTGTCCCGCCGAAGCTTACGGCGTCACCATCTGGGAGGATCTTCAGCAGCAAACTGGCCGTTCGATCACCATGAGTGCAGTTCATGCCACCTTATACCGGCTGGAAGAAAAAGGGTTTTTATCCTCCACGATGGGGGGAGCTACTGCCGAACGAGGAGGGCGTCGGAAACGATTTTTTACCCTGACGGCCCTAGGCATTCGCGCGTTAAACGATGTTCAGGAGGTTCGGAGCCGTCTCTGGCAGGCCATTCCTCCCGGAAAATTTCAACTGATTGGCGGGTAG
- a CDS encoding ABC transporter permease, with amino-acid sequence MKKQPIPPRWADWLLEVFVAPPLREDVQGDLHEVFYKRTEQEGLSKARRAFIWAVLHYINPYFFKARQRTNQQSDYPSPSYLHPAMLRNYLTIALRTLAHNKAYSIINVIGLSIGLAAAMLIILYTKDEVSYDRFHANNPNLYRITSRDITPGDQKPSYNTNTGIFQGPKFTAGTPEIRSFVRFQSGQSDIRQGNEVKSQEMFSTDPEFFQLFSFPLLSGDPKSALSRPKSVVISEDMAEKQFGTTDALGKIMFIKTEEQFEPYTVTGVAVKCPQNSSIKFDVLLPITVSKEDIARSDNWFSFFLNTFVLVRPNANIKAVEATMNRIYQTDAKNTIVEMAKKFGIKSKTIYSLQPLTDMHLSTDLPVNNGLVDESRPTFSYILSGIALFVLLIACINFVNLTVARSLKRAKEIGVRKVVGGGRNQLIIQFLGESFLLCFVAFVLAIVLLLLVLPTFNQLANKALSFAYLLDVKLIAGYIGLFLVTGLLAGFYPAIVLSGFSPVQSLYSRFRFTGRNYLQRGLIVLQFSLASFLIVATLTINSQFNYLTTKSLGYDDRNLVAVNKSSLKHSEARLLKSELMKFPTIVDVAPKNRGFWGTVAKVNGEKQLSFAYETVDEMYLPLLKIPIQAGRNFSPDFPSDSTQSVLVNESFVKEAGWKNPIGQEVNFFAYETPERYKVIGVVKDYHYAALNQKIRPQLFTMKPKNDFGKVFVKIKPNTETESLRAIEQTFKKLFPINPYSYSFLDQDNLKKYESEAKWRQIMLFGAILTIFISCIGLLGLATLAAERRTKEIGIRKVLGASVSSIVQLLSSDFIRLVGFSFVLAFPAAYYAIDKWLENYPYRIEISAWTFALAALLAILIAFFTVSFQSIRAAMSNPAKSLRSE; translated from the coding sequence ATGAAAAAACAACCTATTCCACCACGCTGGGCCGACTGGCTTTTAGAAGTTTTTGTAGCTCCTCCTTTACGCGAAGACGTGCAGGGCGATCTGCACGAGGTATTTTACAAACGGACAGAACAGGAGGGCTTGTCGAAAGCTCGTCGGGCGTTTATCTGGGCGGTACTCCACTATATAAATCCCTATTTTTTCAAAGCTCGCCAACGTACCAATCAACAGTCTGATTACCCATCACCCTCTTACCTGCATCCTGCTATGCTACGTAATTACCTGACCATCGCCCTGCGCACGCTGGCCCACAACAAAGCGTACTCCATTATCAACGTGATAGGCTTGAGCATCGGTCTGGCAGCTGCTATGCTGATTATTCTCTATACCAAAGACGAAGTCAGCTACGACCGTTTTCATGCCAACAACCCGAACCTGTATCGGATCACCAGCCGCGATATCACACCCGGCGACCAGAAACCGAGCTACAATACAAATACGGGTATTTTTCAGGGGCCTAAGTTTACGGCTGGCACACCGGAAATCCGGTCGTTTGTTCGTTTTCAATCCGGCCAGAGTGATATCAGGCAGGGCAATGAAGTCAAGAGTCAGGAAATGTTTTCGACAGATCCCGAATTCTTTCAGTTGTTCAGTTTTCCGTTGTTGAGTGGCGATCCCAAGTCCGCGTTGTCGCGTCCGAAATCGGTGGTTATTTCGGAAGACATGGCCGAAAAGCAATTCGGAACAACCGATGCCCTGGGTAAAATCATGTTCATCAAGACCGAAGAGCAGTTCGAACCGTATACCGTAACCGGGGTAGCGGTAAAATGCCCGCAGAATTCGTCCATAAAATTCGACGTATTACTCCCAATAACTGTTTCGAAAGAAGACATTGCCCGAAGCGACAACTGGTTCAGTTTCTTTCTGAATACGTTTGTGCTGGTACGTCCTAACGCGAATATCAAGGCTGTCGAGGCTACCATGAATCGGATTTACCAGACCGATGCCAAAAACACGATTGTGGAAATGGCTAAAAAATTTGGGATAAAAAGTAAGACGATCTATTCGCTCCAGCCGCTTACAGACATGCACTTAAGTACCGATCTGCCGGTCAACAATGGGCTGGTCGATGAAAGCAGACCTACGTTTTCATACATTCTGTCGGGTATAGCCTTGTTCGTGCTGTTGATTGCCTGCATCAATTTTGTGAATCTGACGGTAGCCCGTTCGCTGAAACGGGCCAAAGAGATCGGCGTCCGAAAAGTAGTAGGAGGGGGGCGAAACCAACTTATTATTCAGTTTCTGGGCGAATCATTCCTGCTCTGTTTTGTCGCTTTTGTGCTTGCCATTGTGTTGTTGCTGCTTGTGTTACCTACGTTCAACCAACTTGCCAACAAAGCTCTTTCGTTCGCTTACCTGCTCGATGTAAAACTGATTGCCGGATATATTGGGCTCTTTCTCGTAACGGGTTTATTGGCAGGGTTTTACCCAGCGATTGTCCTGTCAGGGTTTAGCCCGGTTCAGAGCCTGTATAGCCGATTTCGGTTCACGGGCCGGAATTACCTGCAAAGGGGGCTGATTGTGTTACAGTTTTCGCTGGCTTCGTTTCTCATTGTAGCCACATTGACTATCAACTCCCAGTTTAACTACCTGACGACCAAAAGCCTGGGTTATGACGATCGGAACCTGGTGGCAGTAAACAAATCGAGCCTGAAACATAGCGAAGCGCGTTTGCTCAAAAGTGAACTGATGAAGTTTCCAACCATTGTCGATGTAGCGCCCAAGAATCGGGGTTTCTGGGGTACGGTGGCTAAAGTCAATGGCGAGAAGCAGCTTTCCTTTGCCTATGAAACCGTCGATGAAATGTACCTGCCCCTGCTTAAGATTCCGATTCAGGCTGGTCGTAACTTTTCGCCCGATTTTCCGAGCGATTCGACACAGTCAGTACTAGTCAATGAAAGTTTTGTGAAAGAAGCAGGCTGGAAAAATCCGATTGGTCAGGAGGTGAATTTCTTTGCCTACGAGACCCCGGAACGCTACAAGGTGATTGGTGTTGTGAAAGACTATCACTATGCAGCCCTGAATCAGAAAATTCGGCCGCAGTTGTTTACGATGAAACCGAAAAACGATTTCGGAAAAGTATTTGTCAAAATAAAACCGAATACCGAAACCGAAAGCCTCCGGGCTATCGAACAGACGTTTAAAAAACTGTTTCCGATCAACCCATATTCCTATAGTTTTCTGGATCAGGACAACCTGAAAAAATACGAATCGGAGGCTAAATGGCGACAGATTATGCTTTTCGGGGCCATCCTGACGATCTTTATTTCCTGCATTGGGCTATTGGGGCTGGCGACACTGGCTGCCGAACGACGCACGAAAGAGATTGGTATTCGCAAGGTACTGGGTGCATCGGTAAGCAGTATTGTTCAACTGTTATCGTCCGATTTTATACGACTGGTGGGTTTCTCCTTTGTGCTGGCCTTTCCGGCGGCCTATTATGCCATTGACAAGTGGCTGGAAAACTATCCCTATCGTATCGAAATCAGTGCCTGGACATTTGCACTGGCGGCCCTCCTGGCTATTTTGATCGCTTTCTTCACGGTCAGTTTCCAATCCATTCGAGCAGCCATGTCGAACCCAGCGAAAAGCTTACGATCGGAATAG
- a CDS encoding PadR family transcriptional regulator gives MRRTYLGEFEEIVLLMVAILDGEGYGVTVSQALEEHTGRIVTFGTVHNTLIRLEEKGFVSSYLGGATTERGGRRKRLFRVTALGSRALQEIQQLRQELWQMVPPNTLRLGGV, from the coding sequence ATGCGTCGAACCTATCTGGGTGAATTTGAAGAAATCGTCTTGTTAATGGTAGCTATCCTGGATGGAGAAGGGTATGGGGTTACGGTCAGTCAGGCACTGGAAGAGCATACCGGCCGGATTGTTACGTTTGGTACGGTTCATAACACCCTGATCCGACTCGAAGAAAAGGGGTTTGTGTCATCATACCTGGGAGGGGCCACTACCGAACGGGGGGGACGACGCAAGCGCTTGTTTCGGGTTACGGCTCTAGGCAGTCGGGCGCTTCAGGAAATCCAGCAGCTCCGTCAGGAACTGTGGCAGATGGTACCGCCAAACACCCTTCGACTCGGTGGTGTATGA
- a CDS encoding ABC transporter permease, whose product MKRATQPPNDGPPRFAHWLLTRLHPENTLEEVEGDLDELYEYWYHRAGRTQATLRYVLNVLSVLPPFVLRRKQVKQQYEHPSSIHPVMIRNYLKIAFRNLQRNKGYTLINVAGLALSMTCGILIFTLVSHHLSYDNFHANADRIYRIVTEMHRDNIGYNHSVPSPLGKHFRNDYTFGEKVARIISVDDQLITLRNGTDFKKIKEEEGVAFTEPEFFDMFNFPLLEGDKKTALLEPNTAIMTERMAKKYFGDENPIGKTFWLNNRIVFRVTGILKDFPANTDRKNEIFVSYPTLKAYDSWLANDIDGWGGIRDGVECYIQLRPGISVAQVEGVMPAYVKKYRPTSKNVHHYKLQPLADVHFNAQYGGVMEKKNLWVLAIIGLFLLGTACVNFINLATAQALRRSKEVGVRKVLGGLKGQLFWQFISETGLITSIGVIVALGMAVLMLPVVNAFFHSQMTLNLFQNSRFVLFIVALGVAITFFAGSYPGLILAGFKPVVALKGKLSQQHIGGFNTRRTLIIAQFAISQVLIIGMLVIMYQMQYAKQADLGFDKAAIVMVPMGDDSTHTKMNALRNELLRIKGVEKVSVCYAAPASTSSWGNFVKVNNEETNFRTSIKSADDQYLSTFGLELAAGKNLFPADSAREFLVNEAFLRKLNIKSPEAAIGQLISANGGTMVAPIVGVVKDFHDASFHQEISPIIITTNKGYYSDYAIKLNTAQVKTTMAAIEKAWLEQHPDQLFAYQFVDESIAQFYETEDRILQLVEFFSLIAIFIGCLGLYGLMSFMAAQKTKEIGIRKVLGSSVSQILWIFGKEFSRLIGFAFLIAAPIAWWAMTNWLQGFQFHVQMEAWIFIVAIGGTLLIATLTIAYQATRAALVNPVKSLRSE is encoded by the coding sequence ATGAAGAGGGCTACCCAACCACCGAACGATGGGCCGCCCCGCTTTGCCCATTGGCTGTTGACCCGGCTACACCCAGAAAACACACTCGAAGAAGTCGAGGGTGACCTGGACGAACTATACGAGTACTGGTACCATCGGGCGGGGCGAACGCAGGCCACCTTGCGGTACGTGCTCAACGTGCTATCGGTACTGCCGCCATTCGTGCTTCGAAGAAAACAAGTTAAACAACAATACGAACACCCTTCTAGCATTCATCCTGTTATGATTCGTAATTATCTAAAAATTGCCTTTCGAAATCTACAACGCAACAAAGGATACACGCTGATCAATGTGGCGGGGCTAGCCTTAAGTATGACCTGTGGGATTCTCATTTTTACATTGGTCAGCCATCATCTGAGTTATGATAACTTTCACGCGAATGCCGATCGCATTTATCGGATCGTGACGGAGATGCATCGGGATAATATCGGCTATAATCACAGTGTACCCTCACCGCTGGGTAAGCATTTTCGAAATGATTACACCTTTGGTGAAAAGGTAGCCCGGATTATCAGTGTCGACGACCAACTGATTACCCTGAGAAATGGAACCGACTTTAAAAAGATAAAAGAGGAAGAAGGGGTTGCCTTCACGGAGCCGGAGTTTTTTGACATGTTCAATTTCCCGTTGCTCGAAGGCGATAAAAAAACGGCGTTGCTGGAGCCAAATACCGCCATTATGACCGAACGCATGGCCAAAAAGTATTTTGGCGATGAAAACCCGATCGGTAAGACCTTCTGGCTCAACAACCGGATCGTATTCAGGGTCACAGGAATCCTGAAGGATTTTCCCGCTAACACCGACCGAAAAAACGAAATCTTTGTGTCGTACCCCACATTGAAAGCCTATGATTCTTGGCTGGCCAATGACATTGATGGTTGGGGCGGTATTCGCGATGGGGTCGAATGTTATATACAGTTACGGCCCGGTATTTCGGTAGCCCAGGTAGAAGGGGTGATGCCTGCCTATGTCAAAAAGTATCGGCCCACCAGCAAAAACGTCCATCACTATAAATTGCAACCGCTGGCGGATGTTCATTTCAATGCCCAATATGGGGGTGTAATGGAAAAAAAGAACCTGTGGGTTCTGGCAATTATAGGCTTGTTTTTACTGGGTACGGCTTGTGTAAACTTCATCAACCTGGCTACGGCACAGGCGCTCAGACGATCCAAAGAAGTAGGCGTTCGTAAAGTGCTGGGTGGACTGAAAGGCCAGCTTTTCTGGCAGTTTATTTCCGAAACGGGTCTAATTACTTCGATCGGTGTTATCGTTGCCCTGGGCATGGCTGTTCTGATGTTGCCCGTGGTCAATGCGTTTTTCCACTCGCAAATGACGCTCAATCTGTTTCAGAATAGCCGATTCGTGCTTTTTATTGTCGCGCTTGGCGTGGCCATTACCTTTTTTGCCGGTTCATATCCCGGACTTATTCTGGCCGGTTTCAAACCAGTTGTGGCCTTGAAAGGCAAGCTTTCTCAGCAGCATATTGGTGGTTTTAATACCCGTCGGACATTAATCATCGCTCAGTTTGCCATTTCGCAGGTACTCATTATCGGTATGTTGGTCATTATGTACCAGATGCAATATGCCAAACAAGCCGATTTAGGATTCGATAAGGCTGCAATTGTTATGGTGCCGATGGGAGATGATTCGACCCATACCAAGATGAACGCGCTACGAAATGAGTTACTACGCATCAAGGGGGTCGAGAAAGTATCGGTTTGTTATGCCGCTCCAGCATCCACCAGTAGCTGGGGCAACTTCGTGAAAGTGAATAATGAGGAAACCAATTTCAGAACGAGTATCAAATCGGCCGATGATCAGTATTTGTCCACGTTTGGACTGGAATTGGCAGCCGGCAAAAACCTATTTCCGGCCGACAGTGCCCGAGAGTTTCTGGTCAATGAAGCCTTCCTGCGAAAGCTCAATATCAAATCGCCCGAAGCCGCTATTGGTCAACTCATTTCGGCCAACGGGGGCACTATGGTAGCACCCATTGTGGGCGTAGTTAAAGATTTTCATGATGCTTCATTCCATCAGGAAATAAGCCCGATCATCATCACTACGAATAAAGGTTATTATTCCGATTATGCTATAAAATTGAATACCGCACAGGTTAAAACGACGATGGCTGCTATTGAAAAAGCTTGGCTGGAGCAGCACCCCGATCAATTATTTGCCTATCAGTTCGTCGATGAAAGCATCGCGCAGTTTTATGAAACAGAAGATCGAATCCTGCAACTGGTCGAGTTCTTTTCATTGATTGCCATTTTTATTGGTTGCCTGGGTTTGTATGGGTTAATGTCGTTCATGGCTGCTCAAAAAACGAAGGAGATCGGCATCCGTAAAGTGCTGGGAAGTAGTGTGTCTCAGATTCTATGGATTTTCGGTAAAGAGTTTTCCCGACTGATCGGTTTTGCTTTTCTGATTGCTGCTCCCATTGCGTGGTGGGCCATGACCAACTGGCTTCAGGGGTTTCAGTTTCATGTTCAGATGGAAGCCTGGATTTTTATAGTAGCGATTGGTGGTACGCTGTTGATTGCCACATTAACGATTGCCTATCAGGCTACCAGAGCTGCTTTGGTAAACCCCGTGAAATCATTACGATCTGAATAA
- a CDS encoding ABC transporter permease yields MRSSPPRWIHWLLTRLHPEETLEEVEGDLDELYTYWYDRAGKTEATLRYLLNAISVLPPFVRRRERNKEYYQTPSTLHPVMIRNYLKIAFRNLLLNKGYSAINIAGLAIGMIGCLSIGLFVLDEWKFDKTIPDGETIYRIYAERTKDNTTTKAAVVAPAYASFLQQHYPEIDTTARLLMAPDRFLVETDSQKNYEDKGWFVESSFLAVFNLPLEKGTVSGILDVPKTIVLTSELAQKYFGREDPVGKTIKINTTDYTIKGVLAPLPDHFHLDFHFLMSFSSAGIPASRMEKWTWSQFYTYVKVKPGTDIAQLQAKFQTYVKDNIIKPGDTVVLPFFQRLYDVHLESADFTFDNAIRGNESYVNALMIVALFVLVIACFNFINLATAVSFRRAREIGVRKVVGAGRKQLVFQFLGETILVSLLAMVIAVVALFIIVPALNQFTGKIMAFNPFTDPQLGLQLLGATLLVGLLAGSYPAIIVSGFQPVQVLKNTRFSLNGTSWFRQALVVVQFALSSLLIISTLVVYRQTQYMNHKELGFSKEQLVYFQARGQVAGKGLEAFKAELKRSPNVLSVTSGYGLPGDQFAGDGVTLPGKNAEKEYSVSMFIGDPDYIKTLGLQLIAGRDFSKDMSTDEQEAFIINETAVREFGFSSPQKALGQRINWHEWEPADTTDPIKRGKVVGVVRDFHYKSLHEKVTATVIHMVPQELFKVAVKVRESDIQQTLAYINTVWSRFSPDFPLDYTFMDETYGKMYSTEEKLSELLWLFAMLAITVGCMGLFGLAAFSVEQRVKEIGIRKVLGASVLAIIGLLSRNFIMLVALAFVMATPVGWWAMSRWLSNFPYRIAMDWWIFALAGLMAVGIALLTVSFQSIKAALMNPIKSLRSE; encoded by the coding sequence ATGCGCTCTTCCCCACCCCGCTGGATACATTGGCTTTTAACGCGGCTTCACCCGGAAGAAACGCTGGAAGAGGTCGAAGGGGATCTGGATGAACTATACACGTACTGGTACGATCGGGCAGGTAAGACAGAAGCAACTCTGCGCTACCTGTTGAATGCCATATCGGTACTACCGCCCTTTGTGCGACGACGAGAACGCAATAAAGAATATTATCAAACGCCCTCAACCCTGCATCCGGTTATGATCCGAAATTATCTAAAAATCGCCTTTAGAAACCTATTGCTTAATAAGGGGTATTCGGCCATCAATATTGCTGGGCTGGCTATTGGTATGATCGGTTGCCTGTCGATCGGCCTGTTTGTATTGGACGAATGGAAGTTTGATAAAACGATTCCCGATGGGGAGACCATTTACCGGATTTATGCAGAACGAACCAAAGACAATACGACTACTAAAGCAGCGGTTGTAGCACCAGCTTACGCCAGCTTTCTGCAGCAACATTACCCCGAGATAGATACTACGGCCAGACTATTAATGGCTCCTGACCGATTTCTGGTGGAAACTGACAGCCAGAAAAACTATGAAGACAAAGGCTGGTTTGTGGAATCATCGTTCCTGGCTGTATTCAACTTGCCGTTGGAAAAGGGAACGGTTTCGGGTATTCTGGATGTGCCGAAAACAATTGTTCTTACTAGCGAACTCGCCCAAAAGTATTTCGGTCGGGAAGATCCCGTTGGTAAAACGATTAAAATCAATACCACTGATTATACCATAAAAGGCGTGTTAGCGCCCTTGCCGGATCATTTTCACCTGGATTTTCATTTCCTGATGTCTTTTTCCAGCGCAGGTATACCCGCGAGTCGAATGGAAAAGTGGACCTGGAGTCAGTTTTATACGTATGTAAAAGTGAAGCCTGGAACCGATATCGCGCAACTGCAGGCCAAGTTCCAAACTTATGTAAAAGACAATATCATCAAGCCTGGCGATACGGTTGTTCTGCCTTTCTTTCAACGACTCTATGATGTTCATTTAGAGTCAGCTGATTTTACGTTTGATAATGCCATCCGGGGGAATGAAAGCTATGTGAATGCTTTGATGATCGTTGCGCTGTTTGTGCTGGTTATTGCCTGCTTTAACTTTATCAACCTGGCTACGGCCGTTTCGTTTAGGAGGGCCCGGGAGATTGGGGTACGAAAAGTTGTGGGCGCAGGCCGCAAACAGCTTGTTTTCCAGTTTCTAGGTGAAACAATTCTGGTGTCTCTACTGGCTATGGTCATTGCAGTGGTGGCTTTGTTTATTATTGTACCGGCCCTGAATCAGTTTACCGGCAAAATAATGGCCTTTAATCCGTTTACTGACCCGCAGCTAGGCTTACAACTGCTGGGAGCAACGTTGCTGGTAGGTTTGCTGGCGGGTAGCTATCCTGCCATTATCGTATCTGGTTTCCAGCCGGTGCAGGTTTTGAAAAATACCCGGTTTTCGCTTAACGGTACATCCTGGTTTAGGCAGGCGCTGGTTGTGGTTCAGTTCGCGTTGTCTTCCTTGCTGATTATTTCAACCCTGGTCGTGTATCGGCAAACCCAGTACATGAACCATAAAGAGCTGGGATTCAGTAAAGAACAGCTAGTCTATTTTCAGGCTCGGGGACAGGTAGCTGGAAAAGGTCTGGAAGCGTTTAAAGCCGAACTAAAACGATCGCCCAATGTACTCTCTGTTACTTCGGGATATGGCCTTCCGGGCGATCAGTTTGCGGGCGATGGTGTTACACTACCCGGAAAGAATGCCGAAAAAGAATATTCGGTAAGCATGTTTATCGGTGATCCTGACTATATAAAAACGCTGGGCCTTCAATTGATTGCTGGACGTGATTTTTCAAAAGATATGTCGACCGATGAACAGGAAGCCTTTATCATCAACGAAACCGCTGTTCGGGAATTTGGATTTAGCTCACCCCAAAAAGCGTTAGGTCAACGGATAAACTGGCATGAATGGGAGCCTGCCGACACGACCGATCCGATTAAACGAGGAAAGGTAGTTGGGGTAGTCAGGGATTTTCACTATAAAAGCCTGCATGAAAAAGTTACGGCTACCGTGATCCATATGGTACCGCAGGAATTGTTTAAAGTGGCTGTAAAAGTTCGGGAATCCGATATTCAGCAAACGTTAGCGTACATCAACACCGTATGGAGCCGGTTCTCTCCCGATTTTCCCTTGGATTATACGTTTATGGACGAGACCTATGGGAAAATGTATAGCACTGAAGAAAAGCTGAGCGAATTGCTTTGGTTATTTGCGATGCTTGCCATTACAGTAGGCTGTATGGGGCTTTTTGGGCTTGCCGCATTCAGTGTAGAGCAACGCGTGAAAGAGATTGGTATTCGAAAGGTACTGGGAGCAAGTGTGTTGGCTATTATAGGGTTGCTGTCCAGAAATTTTATTATGCTGGTTGCGCTTGCTTTTGTGATGGCCACGCCAGTAGGCTGGTGGGCTATGAGTCGTTGGCTGAGTAATTTCCCGTATCGAATTGCAATGGACTGGTGGATATTTGCGCTGGCAGGATTGATGGCAGTCGGCATCGCATTATTAACTGTGAGTTTTCAGAGTATCAAAGCGGCTCTTATGAATCCGATCAAAAGTTTACGATCGGAGTAG
- a CDS encoding GNAT family N-acetyltransferase, whose amino-acid sequence MHIQIDKTSEVDIQPFRVLFLQELNRQFICNKCHQYGWADVYLITINGIRVGYSAVWGTDRREDRDTIFEFYVLPLYRKFTNTLFPKLCSVTKATYIECQSNDALLAAMLYEYAHSINAEAILFEDYASTDLRASDGVFRQRTSDDIPEGDQSPYVLELNGAIVASGGLMLNYNLPFADIYMQVKEPFRRQGLGSFMVQELKKVAYLMGRVPAARCNITNQISKATLQKAGLQTCGFRLKGVLKNE is encoded by the coding sequence ATGCATATCCAGATTGATAAAACGTCAGAAGTAGACATACAGCCGTTTCGGGTGTTGTTTCTTCAGGAGCTTAATCGCCAGTTTATTTGTAACAAATGCCACCAGTACGGTTGGGCCGATGTATACCTGATTACCATCAATGGGATACGCGTGGGCTATAGTGCGGTGTGGGGGACCGATCGGCGCGAAGATCGCGATACAATTTTTGAGTTTTATGTGCTGCCTCTTTATCGAAAATTTACCAATACACTGTTTCCGAAACTCTGCTCGGTAACGAAGGCCACCTATATCGAGTGCCAGTCCAACGATGCCTTGCTGGCGGCAATGCTGTATGAATATGCACATAGCATTAATGCAGAAGCCATTCTTTTCGAAGATTATGCCAGTACCGATCTTAGGGCGTCAGATGGCGTTTTTCGCCAGCGCACGTCAGATGATATACCGGAAGGCGATCAGAGCCCCTATGTACTGGAGTTGAATGGAGCTATTGTAGCCAGCGGAGGGCTGATGTTGAATTATAACTTACCCTTTGCCGACATCTATATGCAGGTGAAAGAACCGTTTCGACGGCAGGGCCTGGGAAGCTTTATGGTACAGGAATTAAAGAAAGTGGCCTATCTGATGGGGCGAGTGCCAGCCGCCCGATGCAATATAACAAACCAGATTTCGAAGGCTACACTCCAGAAAGCCGGTTTACAAACCTGCGGGTTTCGGCTGAAAGGAGTACTAAAAAATGAGTAA
- a CDS encoding VOC family protein has translation METTKAILKNAWPYQQDKMSLPVNDLEAAIPFYETYLGFRLIDRPETPWPSAILSRDTLQIGLAENGGDPTQDGCFFEVDHVERAFDEFKAHGLTKELSGFSVQKHGAANWKVFFVVAPDGLCYCFGKRQS, from the coding sequence ATGGAAACAACAAAAGCAATACTCAAAAACGCCTGGCCTTATCAACAGGACAAAATGAGTCTCCCTGTCAATGATCTGGAAGCCGCTATTCCCTTTTATGAAACCTACCTGGGTTTCCGGTTGATTGACCGGCCTGAAACGCCCTGGCCATCGGCTATCCTGAGCCGGGATACGCTACAGATTGGACTGGCCGAAAACGGTGGTGATCCGACACAGGACGGCTGTTTCTTTGAAGTCGACCATGTTGAGCGAGCTTTTGATGAGTTTAAAGCCCATGGACTCACTAAAGAATTGTCTGGTTTTAGCGTTCAAAAGCATGGCGCAGCCAACTGGAAAGTTTTCTTTGTGGTTGCACCTGATGGACTTTGTTACTGTTTTGGTAAACGGCAATCGTAG